In one window of Buchnera aphidicola (Schlechtendalia chinensis) DNA:
- a CDS encoding exodeoxyribonuclease V subunit gamma: MDYKLKKKRTQSNSIKSYESLWKTLIEYIKARNQSIQNLSTFLFLFNEKTKKNNMNKFPSRIFIFGNKFLTPYNLIFLKKIQSICKIHFFYVTPYKQEKKILKNFEKEQEKYHTNLTKKNILHFFENTRKLKTSIKEKSNINTNDLSTFGQYALEYTILTNLIQKKEVNLFKIKKPACLLQKIQEKIIKNDFNLQNYKNIENTKKNKNIIFKNDKSISIHECSTLKREIEILHDNLLSILNSNYDIFFHDILIISKDISSYIPFIKSVFNPINNKHHIPFCILSNNHQKKYTILKTIIKILSLPDTFLNNEKIFSLLENPFILKKFQIPEEKIENLRKILQKSQIQFEENANFNTHKSCKNIKICDFSNEASKIFLGKSMNDINYVTWNKMVPYNKLSSKDYENFSKFVTFISFLKKWKKKLSTQKSLQSWKTIFGKLLNELFVQDEIENQEINYIKKILDTIINPGIQENYEKKIPINLLKNELEKNLLKKINIYNHAFGKVTFCNGFILRNIPFKVIHILGMNENFVFQKILTGNFNLIKKYPRICDPNRKHKYKYFFLETLLSAKKILSISYYKNSENNYETHEPSIIISQLLSYISKNFYILEKSEKKNTRELFSHLYHVHTNKPYDTKNFSKNFNFQSFNETWLKISQLKKINTNNFNKTLPKIQSDIINVSDLISFWKHPVKYFFNKRLGIRLNPITTINLHEENYSITKIDHYWISIDILNFLLKQKNIKKLFLYYRYKGIIPLGNLGKIYWENCLSQIIPLYNTIKSIKEKLTHKKIFIQTKKCELFGSLKNISPKGLLRWTPTVIKNKDIIALWIEHLIYCSIHTTGNNSTILGLNKDNLSFTKLESKKANYLLNKYVHGYFQGMNKPILLTNSGINWLKCIHKKRQTSISESKKKIIETWEGNNWNSGEKNDLYLKKVITTLSKENISKICETAKKWILPIIQYTQKNN, from the coding sequence ATGGACTACAAACTTAAAAAAAAAAGAACACAATCTAACTCTATAAAATCATATGAAAGTTTATGGAAAACACTCATAGAATACATAAAAGCAAGAAATCAATCTATTCAAAATCTCTCTACTTTTCTATTTCTATTTAACGAAAAAACAAAAAAAAATAATATGAATAAATTTCCATCTAGAATTTTTATTTTTGGAAATAAATTTTTAACACCATATAACTTAATATTTTTAAAAAAAATACAATCAATATGTAAAATACATTTTTTTTATGTAACTCCATATAAACAAGAAAAAAAGATTCTAAAAAATTTTGAAAAAGAACAAGAAAAATACCACACTAATTTAACAAAAAAAAACATATTACACTTTTTTGAAAACACGAGAAAACTCAAAACATCCATAAAAGAAAAATCAAATATTAACACTAACGATCTTTCAACATTTGGACAATATGCATTAGAATACACAATTCTCACAAACCTAATACAAAAGAAAGAAGTAAATCTATTCAAGATCAAAAAACCTGCTTGTTTACTACAAAAAATACAAGAAAAAATAATAAAAAATGATTTCAACCTTCAAAATTATAAAAATATCGAAAATACAAAGAAAAACAAAAATATAATCTTTAAAAATGACAAATCTATTTCCATACATGAGTGTTCAACATTAAAAAGAGAAATAGAAATTTTACACGATAATTTGTTAAGTATACTTAATTCCAACTATGACATATTCTTTCACGATATACTAATAATTAGCAAAGATATTAGTTCATACATTCCATTTATCAAATCTGTATTTAATCCTATTAATAATAAACATCATATTCCATTTTGTATTCTATCCAACAATCATCAAAAAAAATATACGATATTAAAAACCATTATTAAAATATTAAGTCTTCCAGATACTTTTCTTAATAACGAGAAAATTTTTAGTTTGTTGGAAAATCCTTTTATACTTAAAAAGTTTCAAATACCAGAAGAAAAAATAGAAAATTTACGTAAAATACTTCAAAAATCTCAAATACAATTTGAAGAAAACGCAAATTTCAATACACATAAATCGTGTAAAAATATAAAAATTTGCGATTTTAGTAATGAAGCATCAAAAATTTTTCTTGGAAAATCGATGAACGATATTAACTACGTTACATGGAACAAAATGGTTCCTTATAATAAATTGAGTTCTAAAGATTATGAGAATTTTAGCAAATTCGTTACATTTATATCATTTTTAAAAAAATGGAAAAAAAAATTGTCTACTCAAAAATCACTACAATCTTGGAAAACTATTTTCGGAAAATTACTTAATGAACTTTTTGTACAGGATGAAATAGAAAATCAAGAAATAAATTATATAAAAAAAATTTTAGATACAATTATTAATCCTGGAATACAAGAAAATTACGAAAAAAAAATTCCTATTAATTTACTAAAAAACGAGTTAGAAAAAAATCTTTTAAAAAAAATAAACATTTATAATCATGCCTTTGGAAAAGTAACTTTCTGCAATGGCTTTATACTAAGAAATATACCATTCAAAGTTATTCATATACTAGGAATGAATGAAAACTTTGTTTTTCAAAAAATATTAACTGGAAATTTCAATTTAATAAAAAAATATCCAAGAATATGTGATCCTAATAGAAAACACAAATACAAATATTTCTTTTTAGAAACTCTTTTATCTGCAAAAAAAATACTATCAATCAGTTACTATAAAAACTCTGAAAACAACTATGAAACACATGAACCATCTATAATTATAAGCCAGTTATTGTCCTATATATCAAAAAATTTTTACATATTAGAAAAAAGCGAAAAAAAAAATACTAGAGAATTATTTTCTCATTTATATCATGTCCATACAAACAAACCATACGATACTAAAAATTTTTCTAAAAATTTTAATTTTCAAAGTTTTAATGAAACATGGTTAAAAATTTCTCAACTTAAAAAAATAAACACAAATAATTTTAATAAAACTCTGCCAAAAATCCAAAGTGATATAATTAATGTTTCTGATTTAATATCTTTTTGGAAACATCCAGTCAAATATTTTTTTAATAAACGACTGGGTATTAGATTGAATCCAATTACAACTATCAATTTACATGAAGAAAATTATTCAATTACAAAAATTGATCATTACTGGATTAGTATTGATATACTAAATTTTTTATTAAAACAAAAAAATATAAAAAAATTATTTCTATACTATCGATACAAAGGTATTATACCACTTGGAAATTTAGGAAAGATATATTGGGAAAATTGTTTATCTCAGATTATACCACTATACAATACAATAAAATCTATTAAAGAAAAGTTGACACATAAGAAAATTTTTATACAAACAAAAAAATGTGAACTTTTTGGATCATTAAAAAACATAAGTCCAAAGGGACTACTACGTTGGACACCAACTGTTATAAAAAATAAAGATATAATTGCTCTATGGATAGAACACTTAATTTATTGTTCTATACATACAACTGGAAATAATAGTACTATACTCGGACTTAACAAAGACAACTTGTCTTTCACAAAATTAGAAAGTAAAAAAGCAAATTATCTTTTAAATAAATATGTTCATGGATATTTTCAAGGTATGAACAAACCTATATTGCTAACAAATTCAGGAATTAATTGGTTAAAATGTATTCATAAAAAAAGACAAACAAGCATTTCTGAAAGTAAAAAAAAAATAATCGAAACATGGGAAGGAAATAATTGGAATTCGGGAGAAAAAAACGATTTGTACTTAAAAAAGGTAATAACTACTTTAAGCAAAGAGAATATTTCTAAAATATGTGAAACAGCTAAAAAATGGATACTACCCATAATACAATATACTCAAAAAAATAACTAA